The Echeneis naucrates chromosome 8, fEcheNa1.1, whole genome shotgun sequence genome has a window encoding:
- the LOC115047944 gene encoding interferon-induced very large GTPase 1-like isoform X2 — MENQSDAAETGGGGRREEVSEIKSLISSVTDDKVEELEESGAETKSDSVTEPGEAEHREQNETTTGGEPEIKCVPSETRNKAEADEDKDVNIVSSSNINEPSEEESDTLKDTSPTFQTVSTNIHEVLPELTLVLIGDTNAIEVGSNNILLGHAEQTHGYQFSSKLYDLCGRHISVINMLGEQNTDKFPLYQGVHAFVLLLAHGQHIGHDNSGVQWLVKSFGKESLLYLMTVVTHDSEEQCEYAMTELYDKSSLVGKRYHTCTKSMENEMEIIALLKKIDVMVSENDPHCYRRLCGENKEHEEDHNHKSHEEEKMDFSVCHPTQSDPALEEMQHHTDENKCQPVNDSANADHSPKSLDGTTEGGEREIKSPRPSSGIVDMDVNGEGDESVKISEEINRKKKKEGEIETLFHRLQLQDNHQQKLSPADFLRIGPTVKQDHETFEKDLAGSFLQRLMMLDYRARYIPVTQHSAEVSHSDPVADFDTLNTNESFLDAFFSSHRDSNESKQSHIHPMDVQMAVYHCSDSFLKQSMITKLSQCQYALPLLVPDPVTMDVECPLWTFRQIRKTWKITQIEENSTSIAMKSSPICKAETPMVSFFRLGSLSVSKSQLMSTLINDRHNTFFHRNCPGSTKSRHLLDGVAEIAWYCPSGKPNDAFTDCTAYCNLHGDALSNEKQRDILIDKASVNVVLLPTPKKGDKSMTLVSDLLESEKPVICLITDDDCTAVQTKKGKYKMGLKDRSQSDVSNELKRIIGEILAGQHTTFQLEAMMNVCGIRVDEDDAVIQKGKSGAMEVMKTLQQEDFSKIKDKFLPCQGRLWHEWCKTHKELYQLKGHVEKEKSKKEERLREIRQKQCDAPCSELMELFIGSMSSLPSMDKEFFLKWTQILIDSLSTDDLTAILQSYDEKWSEVLALKKKHAKSESLKRKQTELEQISTKLQSATFGLEHIFREMGQIYEAHKTVEEETRKGQTDWYKYPELAAELMISGYPMELMDGDAGHVPLIWISSLLEAVIKKLGDQRVFVLSVLGVQSSGKSTMLNAMFGLQFAVSAGRCTKGAFMQLVKVSEEMKKEFQCDYVLVVDTEGLRALELAGNATLHHDNELATFVVGLGNMTLINIFGENPAEMQDVLQIVVQAFMRMKKVKLSPSCVFVHQNVTDIAAAEKNMDGKRRLQEKLDQMAQLAAKEEGCEAECFSDVIAFDVQKDVKYFAQLWEGSPPMAPPNPGYSESIQELKKMILSKASTSAGITLSQFKNKIQDLWNALLNEHFVFSFKNTLEIKVYRKLEVQYGNWTWALRSNILTIENQLYNRIENGKVDKMELSHLRETISKTYGEVKKEMENYFDDADKETLVQWRGRFEIKIQQCQDDLVAGVKRKLEEVIQQKKACEKLDRQKTEFENKLLQKSKDLAHQLKDQAQDEEELKKQFDSVWNGWVKELTADTKPIEDINLEEDQMTVIQELGIEWALIEESRRNGGYQYISKLGDYFDYVILTKHREHCDETQQPEEGARKNKNLKQQEKYSRKGAWVTFKTWFGFGIQQPEKNTKSPLSYEEQQSFTSFIEKMEKQTNEIIQLKPVAESGYTSTYLTEVAKNVRECVTEFESEKKYALKKEFTVDLLLHVFNIAGRLLSESHLKFKKRNDALTYLESNKTQYYNIFRSFCKGNSFAVVLGELICEKLKVSMVEAACNKTAIDLAGEMRCNFPAFNGNRLNLEKHVLKSLAKKEDFDSFITYIKHPRKYVETFIKKEVNTYIFNTHKREARDVLKKNIEDLKRLVSQASFTATEKVKTQSRKTDEWLKTFSSLLGDVLAFDASFPQNFTDINDFDFLKEEVEKGLVPISEELSSLSLSKIKKFRQKPDQILIEQLCKCCWVKCPFCAAVCINTMEDHGPEKHNVPFHRPSGIEGWHTRGTEDLVIDFCTTLVASNRSFYPRHDSEEAVPYKQYQRGGDKYAQWMITADESKLTYWKWFVCRFQKQLEEHYNLKFQNWGEIPREWRKHRKDEAIKSLDEMYKCE; from the exons aTGGAGAACCAAAGTGACGcagcagaaacaggaggaggaggaagaagagaagaagtgTCTGAAATCAAATCTTTAATATCGTCTGTGACAGATGATAAAG tggaggagctggaggaaagtGGAGCTGAAACTAAG TCTGATTCTGTGACTGAACCTGGTGAAGCTGAACATCGAGAACAGAATGAAACAACCACAGGAGGAGAGCCAGAAATCAAGTGTGTCCCATCTGAAACCAGAAACAAAG CTGAGGCTGACGAAGACAAAGACGTCAACATCgtaagcagcagcaacattaatgAGCCCTCTGAAGAGGAAAGTGACACCCTGAAGGACACAAGTCCAACATTTCAGACTGTTTCTACAAACATCCATGAAG tgttacCTGAGCTCACTCTTGTCTTAATTGGTGACACAAATGCCATTGAGGTTGGATCAAATAACATCTTACTTGGCCATGCCGAGCAAACACATGGATATCAGTTTTCATCCAAACTGTATGATTTGTGTGGTCGACACATCTCTGTCATTAACATGCTTGgtgaacaaaacactgacaaattTCCATTATATCAGGGAGTTCATgcctttgtcctgctgttagcACATGGTCAGCATATCGGCCACGACAACTCAGGAGTACAGTGGTTAGTGAAGTCTTTTGGGAAGGAATCACTTTTGTACTTAATGACAGTTGTCACTCATGATTCAGAAGAACAATGTGAGTATGCGATGACAGAACTGTACGACAAAAGCAGTTTGGTTGGAAAAAGATACCACACGTGTACAAAAAGCATGgagaatgaaatggaaataatagcactgctgaaaaaaatagaTGTCATGGTCTCTGAAAATGATCCACACTGCTACAGAAGATTATGTGGTGAAAATAAAGAGCATGAAGAAGACCACAACCACAAATCCCATGAAGAAGAGAAGATGGATTTTTCAGTGTGTCATCCAACTCAGTCAG ATCCTGCACTTGAAGAGATGCAGCaccacacagatgaaaacaag tgtcagCCAGTGAATGACTCTGCTAATGCTGATCACTCACCAAAGAGCTTAGACGGCacaacagagggaggagaaagagaaattaaatctCCACGACCATCATCAG GGATCGTAGATATGGATGTGAATGGAGAAGGTGATGAG TCAGTGAAGATTTCTGAGGAGatcaacaggaagaaaaaaaaagaaggggaaattGAAACTCTGTTTCACAGACTGCAACTTCAAGACAATCATCAACagaagttgtctccagcagATTTTCTAAGAATCGGTCCAACTGTGAAACAGGACCATGAAACATTTGAGAAAGATCTAGCTGGAAGTTTTCTTCAGAGGTTGATGATGTTAGACTACAGAGCCAGATATATCCctgtaacacaacacagtgcTGAGGTCAGCCATTCAGATCCTGTTGCAGATTTTGATActttaaacacaaatgaaagttttttaGATGCCTTTTTTAGCTCTCACAGAGACTCGAATGAATCAAAGCAGTCTCACATTCATCCAATGGACGTCCAAATGGCAGTATATCATTGCTCAGACAGCTTCCTTAAGCAGAGCATGATTACGAAGCTCTCACAGTGTCAGTACGCCTTACCTTTGCTTGTTCCTGACCCTGTAACAATGGATGTTGAGTGTCCTCTCTGGACATTCAGGCaaatcaggaaaacatggaAGATAACTCAAATTGAAGAAAATTCAACGAGTATCGCCATGAAGAGTTCGCCCATCTGCAAAGCTGAGACACCCATGGTGTCATTTTTCCGCCTTGGTTCATTGTCAGTGTCTAAATCACAGCTGATGAGCACTTTGATCAACGACCGTCACAACACCTTCTTCCACAGAAACTGCCCAGGAAGCACCAAGTCCCGACACTTGTTGGATGGCGTGGCAGAGATCGCCTGGTACTGTCCTTCTGGAAAACCCAATGATGCCTTCACTGACTGCACTGCCTACTGTAACCTTCATGGTGATGCTCTGTCAAATGAGAAACAGCGTGACATACTGATCGACAAAGCTTCAGTCAACGTTGTTCTGTTACCAACACCCAAAAAAGGTGACAAAAGTATGACACTTGTCTCAGACCTACTTGAGTCTGAAAAGCCTGTCATCTGTCTCATTACTGACGATGATTGCACTGCAGTtcaaacaaaaaagggaaaatacaAAATGGGTCTAAAGGACAGAAGCCAGTCAGATGTATCTAATGAACTGAAAAGAATCATTGGAGAGATTTTGGCTGGGCAACACACGACCTTCCAGCTTGAAGCCATGATGAATGTCTGTGGGATCAgagtggatgaagatgatgcaGTTATCCAAAAAGGGAAATCTGGTGCCATGGAAGTAATGAAAACTCTTCAACAGGAGGACTTTTCAAAAATCAAAGATAAATTCCTCCCCTGTCAAGGCCGACTGTGGCATGAGtggtgcaaaacacacaaagaattgTATCAACTCAAAGGACACGTTGAGaaggagaaaagtaaaaaggaagaaagactgAGAGAAATACGGCAGAAACAATGTGATGCTCCCTGTAGTGAGCTAATGGAGCTATTCATTGGCAGTATGTCATCGTTGCCATCAATGGACAAAGAGTTCTTCCTTAAATGGACTCAGATCTTGATAGATTCTCTCTCCACAGATGATCTCACTGCAATTCTCCAAAGCTACGATGAGAAGTGGTCTGAGGTCTTGGCCCTGAAGAAGAAACATGCCAAGTCAGAgtccttaaaaagaaaacaaactgaacttgaacaaatatcaacaaaacTGCAATCAGCAACTTTCGGCTTGGAGCACATCTTTAGGGAAATGGGACAGATctatgaagcccacaaaacTGTGGAGGAAGAAACACGGAAGGGACAGACTGACTGGTATAAGTACCCCGAGCTGGCAGCAGAGCTGATGATATCAGGATACCCGATGGAGCTGATGGACGGTGATGCAGGCCACGTGCCTCTAATATGGATCTCTAGTCTTTTAGAGGCAGTCATCAAGAAACTGGGAGACcagagagtgtttgtgttgtcagtttTGGGAGTACAAAGCAGTGGAAAATCAACAATGCTGAATGCCATGTTTGGGCTACAGTTTGCAGTGAGTGCTGGGCGGTGCACCAAGGGTGCCTTCATGCAGCTTGTCAAAGTgtcagaggagatgaagaaagagtTCCAGTGTGACTATGTCCTGGTGGTGGACACCGAAGGGCTGCGTGCTCTTGAGTTAGCAGGTAATGCTACTCTTCACCACGACAATGAACTGGCAACATTTGTTGTTGGTCTGGGAAATATGACGTTGATCAACATCTTTGGAGAGAATCCAGCTGAGATGCAGGATGTTCTGCAGATTGTTGTTCAGGCGTTCATGAGGATGAAGAAAGTTAAACTTTCTccaagttgtgtgtttgttcaccaGAATGTTACAGATattgcagctgcagagaaaaacatggaCGGAAAGAGACGGCTGCAAGAAAAACTGGACCAGATGGCCCAACTAGCTGCCAAAGAGGAGGGTTGTGAGGCTGAGTGTTTCAGTGATGTCATTGCGTTTGATGTGCAAAAAGATGTGAAATACTTTGCACAACTATGGGAGGGAAGTCCTCCCATGGCTCCTCCAAATCCAGGTTATAGTGAGAGCATCCAAGAGCTGAAGAAGATGATTCTCTCTAAAGCTTCAACGTCTGCTGGGATTACTCTGTcacagttcaaaaacaaaattcaggACCTGTGGAATGCCCTGTTGAACGAGCACTTcgttttcagtttcaaaaacacacttgAAATTAAAGTGTACAGAAAGCTTGAGGTCCAGTATGGGAATTGGACGTGGGCCTTGAGAAGCAACATACTGACCATCGAGAACCAGCTGTATAACAGAATAGAAAACGGAAAAGTTGACAAGATGGAGCTCAGCCATCTCCGTGAAACAATCAGCAAAACTTATGGAGAAGtcaagaaagaaatggaaaactACTTTGATGATGCAGACAAAGAAACGTTGGTTCAGTGGCGAGGTCGGTTTGAAATCAAAATACAACAATGTCAAGATGACCTGGTGGcaggagtgaaaagaaaactggaggAAGTAATCCAGCAAAAGAAGGCTTGCGAAAAGCTTGatagacagaaaacagagtttgagaacaagctgctgcagaagagcAAAGACCTTGCTCACCAGTTAAAAGACCAAGCACAGGATGAAGAGGAACTAAAGAAACAGTTTGACTCTGTTTGGAACGGCTGGGTGAAAGAACTAACTGCAGATACAAAACCTATTGAAGACATCAACTTGGAGGAAGATCAGATGACTGTCATTCAAGAGCTTGGTATTGAGTGGGCTCTTATAGAAGAATCCAGACGCAATGGTGGATACCAGTACATATCAAAGCTTGGTGATTACTTTGATTATGTGATACTCACCAAGCATCGGGAGCATTGTGACGAAACCCAGCAACCAGAGGAGGGAGCgagaaaaaacaagaacctaaaacaacaggaaaaatatTCACGGAAAGGTGCATGGGTGACTTTTAAGACATGGTTTGGATTTGGGATacaacagccagaaaaaaatacaaagagtcCCTTATCATATGAAGAACAACAAAGCTTCACGTCCTTCattgaaaaaatggaaaaacagacaaatgagaTAATTCAGTTGAAGCCTGTAGCAGAAAGTGGCTATACATCAACTTACTTAACAGAAGTGGCCAAAAATGTCAGAGAGTGTGTGACAGAATTTGAATCAGAGAAGAAATATGCTCTGAAGAAGGAGTTTACAGTTGATCTCTTGCTGCATGTGTTTAACATAGCAGGACGTTTGCTTTCAGAGTCCCACCTGAAATTCAAGAAGAGGAACGATGCTCTGACTTATttagaaagcaacaaaacacaatattacaACATTTTCAGAAGTTTCTGTAAAGGAAACTCGTTTGCTGTTGTGCTTGGGGAGTTGATCTGTGAAAAACTGAAGGTTTCCATGGTTGAGGCTGCCTGTAACAAGACTGCCATTGATCTTGCTGGAGAGATGAGGTGTAATTTCCCAGCATTCAATGGGAACAGGCTGAACCTGGAGAAACATGTGTTGAAGTCACTGGCAAAGAAAGAAGACTTTGATAGTTTCATCACCTATATCAAACACCCAAGGAAATATGTGGAGACTTTcataaaaaaggaagtgaaCACATATAtcttcaacacacacaagcgTGAAGCACGAGATGTTCTCAAGAAAAACATAGAAGACTTGAAAAGACTTGTAAGTCAAGCTTCATTTACTGCAACAGAGAAAGTCAAAACCCAAAGTAGAAAAACTGATGAgtggctgaaaacattttccagtttGCTGGGAGATGTGCTGGCATTTGATGCAAGTTTTCCTCAAAACTTCACAGATATTAACgactttgactttctgaaagaagaggtggagaaaggCCTTGTACCTATAAGTGAAGAGTTAAGCAGCCTCTCACTgtctaaaataaagaaattcagACAGAAGCCAGATCAGATCCTCATTGAGCAGCTGTGCAAGTGCTGCTGGGTAAAATGTCCATTCTGTGCAGCTGTTTGCATCAACACCATGGAAGATCACGgccctgaaaaacacaatgttcCTTTTCATCGGCCTTCTGGGATTGAAGGATGGCATACCAGAGGCACAGAAGATCTGGTCATTGATTTCTGCACAACATTAGTTGCAAGTAATAGATCATTCTATCCCCGTCACGACTCAGAAGAGGCAGTTCCATATAAACAGTACCAGAGGGGTGGGGATAAGTATGCTCAGTGGATGATCACTGCTGATGAGTCTAAACTTACATACTGGAAGTGGTTTGTGTGTCGTTTTCAAAAGCAGCTGGAAGAGCACTATAATTTAAAGTTCCAAAATTGGGGAGAAATTCCCCGTGAgtggaggaaacacagaaaagatgaaGCAATTAAAAGTCTGGATGAAATGTACAAATGTGAGTGA